The Vibrio coralliirubri DNA window CTAAAAGAACAAGCTTAATCAATAGTAAATAATCAGCAGCAATCTTACATAGGGTTGCCAACTGGCTTAAACAAGACATCAATGCTCGAGGATCGTTTAGTTCGCTAATGATCGCTCAACCTCGGGCAAAAATAATAAATCAGAGAAAGTGAAGAAAGGAATTACCCATGGAACAGCAAGTAAAACAAGAACGTCTACAAGGTCGCCTAGGTCCAGAAATTAAAGAGTTTCGCCAAGAGCGCCGCACCCTTCAACTTGCAACGGTTGATGAAGAAGGTCGCCCGAACGTAAGTTACGCACCTTTCGTTCAGAACCAAGAAGGTTACTTTGTTCTAATTTCTGATATTGCTCGTCATGCTCGTAACTTGAAAGCGAACCCTCAGGTCTCTTTGATGATGATTGAAGACGAAGAGAGCTCGAAGCAGCTTTATGCACGTAAGCGTTTAACGTTTGATGCCCAAGCAAGTGTTGTGGAGCGTGAAACTGAACTTTGGACTCAAGTGATTGGCCAGATGCAAGAGCGTTTTGGTGAAATCATTGATGGTTTGAGTCAACTTCAAGACTTCTCTCTATTCAACCTTAAAGCAGAGAACGGCCTGTTCGTTAAAGGCTTTGGTCAGGCATACCAAGTGTCAGGCGACGATCTGGTGGATTTCGTTCACCTGCAAGAAGGCCACAAAAAAGTATCTAACGAATAATCTCGTTTAACCGACTTCTTCAGGAGCCCTCCAATGTGAGGGCTTTTTTATGTCTAAATCAAAGAGTTTGGTATATTGGCGTTTGATGACTATTTATGTGTAAGGATCGGTACGTGAAACCAGTAAGTCGAGATTGGGACGAGTTTTGTTATCCGTTTATCTATGAAGACAGCCCTATCTGTGATTTTGAGATTTTGTCGGATGAACTTTGTTGCCGAGTTGGATTGGTGTTGTCTTTAGAGCTAGAGCCTCAGGTTCGTGAGATCCTGCAACGCTTGCAGCCAAACATCTACCATTTGAATGGCTCTGTGCGCGGTAAGCTTGCCATCACCGAATCTGAATTGGTTGAGCTCAAGCAAGATTATCATCGTATCCGCGAGCAGTTAGAAGGGGGTTTTAAAGGCTTTGTCTTACCCGGTGGGCACCGAGTGTCTAGTGAACTTCACTTGTGTCGTTGTCAGGCTAAGAAAGTTGTGCGAGCTTTGGTGAGTATTGAACATCATGAAAGCAAAAAGTCGCCAGACCCGATTCTTTTTAAATACGCCAACCTAGTGGCGAACACTCTCTATGCATTGGCCTCTTTTACCAATCATGTAAATGAAG harbors:
- a CDS encoding ATP:cob(I)alamin adenosyltransferase: MKPVSRDWDEFCYPFIYEDSPICDFEILSDELCCRVGLVLSLELEPQVREILQRLQPNIYHLNGSVRGKLAITESELVELKQDYHRIREQLEGGFKGFVLPGGHRVSSELHLCRCQAKKVVRALVSIEHHESKKSPDPILFKYANLVANTLYALASFTNHVNEVEEVEFVSKSYSMPKKKD
- the hutZ gene encoding heme utilization protein HutZ — encoded protein: MEQQVKQERLQGRLGPEIKEFRQERRTLQLATVDEEGRPNVSYAPFVQNQEGYFVLISDIARHARNLKANPQVSLMMIEDEESSKQLYARKRLTFDAQASVVERETELWTQVIGQMQERFGEIIDGLSQLQDFSLFNLKAENGLFVKGFGQAYQVSGDDLVDFVHLQEGHKKVSNE